A stretch of the uncultured Bacteroides sp. genome encodes the following:
- a CDS encoding DUF2007-related protein gives MKTKKVSLIDVFSGSPWEVELIKNLLEEANVQTQVKDEAEMRVSVPSESYTTAMKVLANRI, from the coding sequence ATGAAAACAAAAAAAGTCTCATTAATTGATGTATTTTCTGGCTCTCCATGGGAAGTAGAACTAATTAAGAACCTCTTAGAGGAAGCTAATGTACAAACTCAGGTTAAAGATGAAGCTGAAATGAGAGTTTCTGTTCCTAGTGAGAGTTATACAACAGCAATGAAGGTTCTTGCTAATCGTATCTGA
- a CDS encoding DUF2007-related protein, whose product MTTDDNIPLVEVFTGTPWEAELVKGLLESAGIQAVLRDDNFGSMVPSMTANFGPGGMKVIVSSEDYEAAVQLVETRENKE is encoded by the coding sequence ATGACTACAGATGATAACATCCCTCTGGTAGAGGTTTTTACAGGAACTCCCTGGGAGGCAGAATTAGTGAAAGGACTATTGGAAAGTGCAGGCATTCAGGCTGTATTAAGAGATGATAACTTTGGGAGCATGGTGCCGTCAATGACTGCAAATTTTGGTCCGGGTGGAATGAAAGTAATTGTTTCTTCAGAAGATTATGAGGCTGCAGTACAATTGGTGGAAACCCGCGAAAATAAGGAATAA
- a CDS encoding alpha/beta hydrolase, translating into MTHKKYLITLLLTLICSCCAVAQNAATYLYEYNIPYKSQAKDTYEQSRCKLDFYYPKNSKNFPTIVWFHGGGLEGGEKYFPKELMDKGIAIIAVNYRLSPKATNPAYTDDAAAAVAWAFNNICKYGGSTKQIFVSGHSAGGYLTLMLGLDKSYLAKYNLDADSVAAYFPISGQTTTHYTIRKERGLPLDLPVIDTYAPSNHARKDASPMVLITGDRDLEMSARYEENAHLAAVLKSVGNTHTELYELSGFNHGTVVAPACYLIVEHINKMCNKK; encoded by the coding sequence ATGACACACAAAAAATATCTTATTACCCTTTTACTCACTCTGATCTGTTCATGCTGTGCAGTTGCACAAAATGCCGCGACCTATCTCTATGAGTATAACATCCCCTATAAATCACAGGCAAAAGATACGTACGAGCAAAGTCGTTGTAAGCTCGATTTCTACTATCCAAAGAATAGTAAGAACTTTCCCACAATAGTGTGGTTCCATGGTGGCGGACTTGAAGGAGGCGAAAAGTACTTTCCTAAAGAACTTATGGATAAAGGTATTGCCATTATAGCTGTTAATTACCGTCTGAGTCCCAAAGCAACCAATCCGGCATATACAGATGATGCTGCAGCTGCAGTGGCATGGGCATTTAATAACATCTGTAAGTATGGAGGAAGTACGAAGCAGATATTTGTTTCCGGTCATTCTGCCGGCGGCTATCTCACATTAATGCTAGGTCTGGATAAAAGCTATCTGGCAAAATATAATCTGGATGCCGATAGTGTAGCTGCCTATTTCCCAATCAGTGGTCAGACCACTACACATTACACTATTCGGAAAGAGCGGGGATTACCTCTCGATTTGCCTGTCATAGATACTTATGCACCTTCCAATCATGCTCGTAAAGATGCTTCTCCTATGGTTTTAATTACCGGTGACCGAGATTTAGAGATGTCGGCACGCTATGAAGAAAATGCACACCTGGCTGCTGTGCTCAAATCGGTTGGGAATACTCATACCGAGCTGTACGAATTAAGCGGGTTTAATCATGGCACTGTTGTTGCTCCGGCTTGTTATTTGATTGTTGAGCATATCAATAAGATGTGTAATAAGAAATAG
- the proB gene encoding glutamate 5-kinase produces MAYQFTRIAVKIGSNVLTRKDGTLDITRMSALVDQISELRKSGVEVILVSSGAVASGRSEIRASKKLDSVDQRQLFSAVGQAKLINRYYELFREHKIPVGQVLTTKENFGTRRHYLNQKNCMSVMLDNGVIPIVNENDTISVSELMFTDNDELSGMIASMMDTQALIILSNIDGIYNGSPSDPDSSVIEEVEHGKDLSDYIQTEKSGFGRGGMLTKTNIARKVADEGITVIIANGKKENILVDLLKKPKTTVCTRFVPSPQEVSSIKKWIAHSEGFAKGELHINEQATRIINSNKAVSILPVGVTRIEGEFEKDDIVRIIDFKGRQIGVGKASFDSDEAREMIGKHGLKPIVHYDYLYIE; encoded by the coding sequence ATGGCGTATCAATTTACAAGAATAGCAGTAAAGATAGGCAGTAATGTGTTGACACGTAAGGATGGTACACTGGATATCACCCGAATGTCAGCTTTAGTCGATCAGATTTCTGAACTGCGTAAATCGGGGGTAGAGGTAATTCTAGTCTCTTCCGGTGCTGTTGCTTCTGGAAGAAGTGAAATCCGTGCCTCGAAGAAACTGGATAGTGTGGATCAACGTCAGCTGTTTTCTGCTGTGGGGCAAGCCAAACTGATAAACCGTTACTATGAGCTTTTTCGAGAGCATAAAATTCCGGTAGGCCAGGTACTTACTACCAAGGAAAATTTTGGTACAAGACGTCACTACCTCAATCAGAAGAATTGCATGTCGGTGATGCTGGATAATGGAGTAATTCCCATTGTCAACGAGAATGATACAATTTCCGTATCCGAGCTGATGTTTACCGATAATGATGAACTCTCTGGGATGATAGCCAGTATGATGGACACCCAGGCACTTATTATTCTGAGTAATATTGACGGAATCTATAACGGCTCACCTTCTGATCCCGATTCTTCTGTTATTGAAGAAGTGGAGCATGGGAAAGACCTTTCAGACTATATACAAACAGAGAAATCCGGTTTTGGCAGAGGTGGAATGCTTACCAAAACAAACATAGCCCGCAAAGTGGCTGATGAAGGAATCACTGTGATTATTGCCAATGGCAAAAAGGAGAATATACTGGTTGACTTACTTAAGAAGCCGAAAACAACAGTCTGTACCCGGTTTGTGCCTTCCCCTCAGGAAGTATCGAGCATAAAAAAATGGATTGCACATAGTGAAGGCTTTGCCAAAGGCGAGTTGCACATTAACGAACAGGCTACCCGGATTATTAATTCAAACAAGGCGGTAAGTATTCTTCCTGTTGGAGTTACACGGATTGAGGGCGAATTTGAGAAAGACGATATTGTTCGCATCATTGACTTTAAAGGCAGACAGATAGGAGTGGGCAAGGCTTCCTTCGATTCTGATGAAGCAAGGGAGATGATAGGCAAGCATGGTCTGAAACCAATAGTACATTACGATTATCTTTATATAGAATAA
- a CDS encoding pyridoxal phosphate-dependent aminotransferase, with the protein MRTTNPQVEQITPFIVMDVLEKANEMQKQGISIIHLEVGEPDFDIPECVAQAAKNAYDKHQTHYTHSLGHPDLRNTIAEFYKKEYDVTVDPDCIIVTSGSSPAILLTLMLLCEPESEVIMSNPGYACYRNFTLAAHANPVLVPLRASNGFQYDIEDIKKSITPRTRAIFINSPMNPTGTLLEDSFMKEIATLGVPVISDEIYHGLVYEGRARSILEFTDKAFVLNGFSKRFAMTGLRLGYLIAPKEYMRPLQKLQQNLFICAPSIAQQAGIAALTEAKEDVEKMKAIYNERRIYMISRLKEMGFKIDVEPKGAFYIFCDARKFTKDSYKFAFDILEHAHVGVTPGIDFGTSGEGYIRFSYANSLENIKEGMDRIEAYLKTIQ; encoded by the coding sequence ATGAGAACTACAAACCCACAAGTGGAACAGATTACCCCGTTCATTGTAATGGACGTTTTGGAGAAAGCGAACGAAATGCAAAAACAGGGAATCTCTATTATCCATCTGGAAGTTGGCGAGCCCGACTTTGATATTCCGGAATGTGTAGCTCAGGCTGCAAAAAATGCTTATGACAAGCATCAGACTCATTACACCCATTCTTTAGGACATCCTGATTTACGGAACACCATAGCCGAATTTTATAAAAAAGAATATGATGTAACAGTAGATCCTGATTGTATTATAGTAACATCCGGATCTTCACCTGCTATTCTGCTTACACTTATGCTGCTTTGTGAGCCTGAGAGTGAAGTGATAATGTCCAATCCTGGTTATGCTTGCTACCGAAATTTCACATTGGCGGCACATGCTAATCCTGTATTGGTTCCTCTGCGAGCTTCAAATGGTTTTCAGTATGACATTGAGGATATAAAGAAAAGCATTACACCCCGTACACGAGCCATCTTTATTAACTCACCAATGAATCCCACCGGAACACTTCTTGAAGACTCTTTCATGAAAGAAATAGCTACACTTGGAGTTCCTGTAATATCGGATGAAATTTACCATGGTCTGGTATATGAAGGCAGAGCAAGGAGCATTCTTGAATTTACAGACAAAGCTTTTGTTCTGAATGGTTTCTCAAAACGTTTTGCAATGACCGGGCTTCGCCTGGGATATCTCATAGCACCAAAAGAATATATGCGACCTTTGCAAAAGCTACAACAGAATCTGTTTATCTGTGCACCAAGTATTGCTCAGCAAGCTGGTATTGCTGCGTTAACAGAAGCGAAGGAAGATGTAGAAAAGATGAAAGCTATATACAATGAGCGACGGATATACATGATTTCCCGATTAAAAGAAATGGGATTTAAAATTGATGTGGAGCCAAAAGGTGCTTTTTATATTTTCTGCGATGCCCGTAAGTTCACAAAAGATTCCTATAAGTTTGCTTTCGATATTCTGGAACACGCCCACGTAGGTGTGACTCCCGGAATAGATTTTGGCACATCTGGTGAAGGATATATCCGTTTCTCATATGCCAACTCTCTTGAAAATATCAAAGAAGGAATGGACAGGATTGAAGCATACCTGAAAACAATTCAGTAA
- a CDS encoding DUF2007-related protein: MNANDKIPLVEVFFGTPWEAELVKGLLESAGIDAALKNYNLVNFAPSQGTTYGAGGGISVIVSAEDYDVASEIVATREQP, translated from the coding sequence ATGAATGCAAATGATAAAATTCCTTTGGTCGAAGTCTTTTTCGGAACTCCCTGGGAAGCCGAATTAGTAAAAGGATTATTGGAAAGTGCAGGCATCGATGCCGCATTAAAGAATTATAATCTTGTAAATTTTGCACCATCGCAGGGTACCACTTATGGTGCTGGTGGTGGTATTAGTGTCATTGTCTCTGCAGAGGATTATGATGTTGCAAGTGAGATAGTGGCTACAAGAGAGCAGCCGTAA
- a CDS encoding glutamate-5-semialdehyde dehydrogenase — MDLKETFQAVQSASRKLAFLNDNQINEILVALANEAEAQTSLILSGNQKDLAKMETSNPKYDRLMLTEERIKGIANDIRNVATLPSPLGRTLLKTTRPNGIELSKISVPFGVIGIIYEARPNVSFDVFSLCLKSGNACVLKGGSDADYSNRAIVKIIHSVLEKFGVDTHVVELLPADREATTQLLNAVGYVDLLIPRGSSSLIQFVRQHATIPVIETGAGVCHTYFDEFGDLKKGAAIINNAKTRRVSVCNALDCVIVHEKRLSDLPSLCEPLQKSKVVIYADEQAYKALEGHYPANLLKPATSESYGTEFLSYTMSVKSVKDINEALEHIFRNGSKHSECIVTENTDNADLFTKSVDAACVYTNVSTAFTDGAQFGLGAEIGISTQKLHARGPMGLEELTSYKWIVKGDGQVRQ, encoded by the coding sequence ATGGATTTAAAAGAAACTTTTCAGGCGGTTCAGTCGGCAAGCAGAAAGCTTGCTTTTCTGAATGATAACCAAATCAACGAGATATTGGTTGCATTGGCCAATGAAGCCGAAGCGCAAACTTCGCTAATTCTTTCCGGAAACCAGAAAGACCTGGCAAAGATGGAAACGAGTAATCCCAAATACGACCGCTTGATGCTTACCGAAGAACGTATCAAAGGGATAGCAAATGATATTCGCAATGTAGCAACACTTCCTTCACCGCTTGGACGTACATTGCTGAAAACTACCCGCCCCAATGGGATAGAACTATCAAAAATAAGCGTTCCATTTGGTGTAATTGGTATAATCTACGAAGCTCGCCCCAATGTTAGTTTTGATGTGTTCTCCTTATGCCTGAAAAGTGGTAATGCCTGTGTGCTGAAAGGTGGAAGTGATGCCGATTATTCCAATCGGGCAATCGTAAAGATCATCCATTCTGTTCTGGAAAAGTTTGGAGTTGATACTCATGTAGTTGAACTCCTTCCGGCCGACAGAGAGGCAACCACCCAGCTACTGAATGCTGTGGGCTACGTAGACTTGCTTATTCCACGCGGAAGCAGCAGTCTCATTCAGTTTGTCCGTCAGCATGCCACCATTCCGGTTATTGAAACAGGAGCCGGCGTGTGTCACACTTATTTTGATGAATTTGGCGATCTAAAAAAAGGTGCTGCCATTATCAATAATGCAAAGACCCGTAGGGTAAGTGTCTGCAATGCGCTCGATTGTGTCATTGTTCATGAAAAACGCTTGTCAGATCTTCCTTCTCTTTGTGAACCTTTGCAGAAAAGCAAAGTGGTGATTTATGCCGATGAACAAGCCTATAAAGCATTGGAAGGACATTATCCTGCCAATTTGCTGAAACCTGCTACATCAGAAAGTTACGGCACAGAATTTCTCTCTTACACAATGTCTGTAAAGAGTGTGAAAGATATAAATGAAGCTCTTGAACATATTTTCAGGAACGGTTCCAAGCACAGCGAATGCATTGTGACTGAGAATACAGATAATGCTGATTTATTCACAAAATCGGTCGATGCCGCTTGTGTCTACACCAATGTCTCTACCGCATTTACTGATGGCGCACAGTTTGGCCTTGGAGCGGAAATAGGTATCAGTACCCAGAAACTTCATGCTCGCGGACCAATGGGGCTCGAAGAGCTGACATCCTATAAATGGATTGTTAAAGGAGATGGTCAGGTAAGACAATAA
- a CDS encoding VOC family protein: protein MKIHHIAIWTIHLEELKQFYCTYFNGVSNEKYVNAAKGFESYFIHFDNGASLELMRRTDIIKRIEGELLGYCHLAFSLDSKVDVLRLTEQLRKDGYQIVGEPRVTGDGYFESVVLDVDGNRVELVSEDF, encoded by the coding sequence ATGAAAATACATCATATAGCAATCTGGACTATACATCTGGAAGAGCTAAAACAGTTTTACTGTACTTATTTTAATGGAGTCAGCAATGAGAAATACGTAAATGCTGCAAAAGGATTTGAATCGTATTTTATTCATTTTGACAATGGAGCCTCTCTTGAGTTAATGAGGCGTACTGATATTATTAAGCGTATAGAGGGTGAACTACTTGGATATTGTCATCTGGCTTTCTCTTTAGACAGCAAAGTTGATGTTTTGAGGTTAACGGAACAATTGAGAAAGGATGGTTATCAGATTGTTGGTGAACCACGCGTTACAGGCGATGGCTATTTTGAGAGTGTAGTGCTAGATGTTGACGGGAACAGGGTAGAACTGGTTTCTGAAGATTTCTAG
- a CDS encoding LytTR family transcriptional regulator DNA-binding domain-containing protein yields the protein MENRIIKYLKQPYPNNIGKLKSIVISSLLVFFLLAVFQPFGLSNIKEHKLFILLGYMIVTFLSLSALSFVFPLLWKDYYKESNWTVGKELLSFFLIVFTIALGNSFYSFLFFSTKMDLVTIGFFLMVTLLISIFPITLFTILRQNRLLSKNLREVTEMNNKLVVPHTSTSSKGEMVTIEGNGRETLDVEVDSFLFAESNGNYINVFFSTEGKAKKKVMRCTMKQMEEAFAPYPSVIKCHRAFMVNTDTIEKVKGNSQGYRLLLAGVEDEIPVSRAYSKQLKDIIDYNPEQ from the coding sequence ATGGAGAACAGAATAATTAAATATTTGAAGCAACCATATCCAAACAATATAGGGAAGCTTAAATCAATTGTGATATCCTCTTTGCTGGTGTTCTTTTTGCTTGCAGTTTTCCAACCTTTCGGGCTTAGCAATATAAAAGAGCATAAGCTTTTTATCCTTTTAGGGTATATGATCGTTACTTTTCTTTCTCTCTCGGCATTATCTTTTGTATTTCCCCTCTTGTGGAAAGATTATTATAAGGAATCTAACTGGACAGTAGGGAAAGAACTGTTGAGTTTCTTTCTTATTGTATTCACTATCGCACTCGGAAACTCATTTTATTCCTTCTTGTTCTTTTCTACAAAGATGGATCTTGTGACCATAGGCTTCTTCTTGATGGTAACTCTTCTCATTTCAATATTTCCAATAACCTTGTTCACTATTCTCAGGCAGAACAGACTGCTTTCTAAAAATCTGAGGGAAGTCACTGAAATGAATAATAAACTAGTAGTACCACATACTTCCACCTCTTCCAAGGGTGAAATGGTTACTATTGAAGGTAACGGAAGAGAGACGCTTGATGTGGAAGTGGATTCCTTCCTTTTTGCAGAGTCTAACGGCAATTACATTAATGTTTTCTTTTCTACCGAGGGCAAGGCAAAGAAGAAAGTGATGCGTTGCACCATGAAACAGATGGAGGAAGCCTTTGCTCCTTATCCCTCTGTTATTAAATGCCACAGAGCTTTTATGGTGAATACAGATACCATCGAAAAGGTAAAAGGAAACTCTCAGGGGTATAGGCTACTACTAGCCGGAGTTGAAGATGAGATTCCTGTTTCACGTGCTTATTCCAAACAACTGAAGGATATTATTGATTACAATCCCGAACAATAA
- a CDS encoding TonB-dependent receptor, whose amino-acid sequence MMKRISIFIVFVFIAVFTAFAQQRVIEGQVLDEHSKPIENANVFIKGTTEGTGSDAGGCFRLITGQKGEIVICVMMLGYSEFTVKVKEGEKVPLIIKMKPDNVSLDDVVVVVGNFKLKGNSQWGGMSAVDIATTGGSSGDLYRSLQTLPGTQVVGETGRLYVRGGESTESQTYIDEMHVLSPYTTTGANEPVRGRYSPFMFEGVNFSTGGYSSEYAQGLSSVLPLSTKDVSSISKIGVNPSVVGLGGGGTQSFSKGSVSLSLNYEDLGPYESLFPDRMDWIKPYKLFSGGTQMRFNPNDNTVFKTYVGYDRTSFAYHTNPLLENSLRSLGLNEDNLYINSTFRKETHSGYKFFAGGAFSFKKQNIDNALSQGDFFGEKEWEMHLKSKVTKRFTDYLKLNIGAESLIRHYQMCYDDSLAQRYSINHSINGLFAVATLSLTGNLNAELSSRAEYTTLNNSWNYAPRVALTYNLNGFHLSGIVGRYNQLPENTYLIRNKNLSSEGCTHYIAGLYHEKKDKIYRVEAYYKKYDNLVLKNSNTYNSDGYGYSKGIDLFFNDRSLFKNLEYMLAYSYNLSKRKYLDFAELTTPQFGTKQNATISLKYNMSSLKTIWGITNRFASGRPYHDPEKAGLMNATTKPFNSLDISLTYLASKRVIVYASASNLLCRKNVFNYSYSKPSGEASSYQATPVTSSSDHFFYVGIFITLSGKAAYDVSNF is encoded by the coding sequence ATGATGAAAAGAATCTCCATTTTTATAGTTTTTGTTTTTATTGCTGTATTTACAGCTTTCGCCCAACAGCGGGTGATTGAAGGGCAGGTTTTGGATGAACATTCAAAGCCAATAGAAAATGCCAATGTATTTATCAAAGGAACAACAGAGGGAACGGGCAGCGATGCCGGCGGTTGTTTCAGATTAATTACAGGTCAGAAAGGTGAAATCGTGATTTGTGTGATGATGCTTGGTTATTCTGAGTTCACGGTAAAAGTGAAAGAGGGGGAGAAGGTACCGTTGATTATTAAAATGAAACCAGATAATGTTTCTCTTGATGATGTTGTGGTAGTTGTCGGTAATTTTAAGCTTAAAGGAAATAGTCAGTGGGGAGGAATGTCTGCTGTGGATATTGCTACAACAGGAGGTTCTTCGGGCGACTTATATCGTTCTCTTCAAACCTTGCCGGGCACACAGGTAGTGGGTGAGACTGGGCGACTGTATGTGAGAGGAGGAGAAAGCACCGAATCTCAGACCTATATTGATGAAATGCACGTTTTGTCTCCTTATACTACCACTGGTGCAAATGAACCTGTTCGGGGCCGTTATTCTCCGTTTATGTTTGAAGGTGTGAACTTCTCAACTGGTGGTTATTCTTCTGAGTATGCACAAGGATTGTCGAGTGTATTGCCACTTTCAACAAAAGATGTAAGCTCCATTTCTAAAATAGGTGTGAATCCTTCTGTAGTAGGACTAGGCGGCGGAGGTACGCAATCCTTTTCAAAAGGTTCTGTTTCTCTAAGCCTGAATTATGAGGATCTTGGTCCATACGAATCTTTGTTCCCTGACAGGATGGATTGGATAAAGCCATACAAACTGTTTTCAGGTGGAACTCAAATGAGGTTTAATCCTAATGATAATACAGTTTTCAAGACCTATGTGGGATATGACCGAACTTCTTTTGCGTACCACACAAATCCTCTGTTGGAGAACTCGTTACGTAGTCTTGGACTGAACGAGGATAACTTGTATATCAATTCTACTTTTAGAAAAGAGACGCACTCAGGCTACAAGTTCTTTGCCGGAGGTGCTTTCTCTTTCAAAAAGCAGAATATTGATAATGCGCTTTCTCAAGGCGACTTCTTTGGAGAAAAAGAGTGGGAGATGCATCTGAAGTCGAAAGTTACAAAGAGGTTTACTGATTACCTGAAGCTGAATATTGGTGCTGAAAGTCTCATAAGACATTACCAGATGTGCTACGATGATTCCTTGGCACAAAGGTATAGCATCAACCATTCCATAAACGGATTATTTGCTGTCGCTACCTTGAGTCTTACCGGAAATCTGAATGCAGAACTTTCTTCAAGAGCCGAATATACAACTCTTAACAACAGCTGGAATTATGCACCAAGAGTGGCGTTGACATACAACCTTAACGGGTTTCACCTCTCTGGTATAGTGGGCCGCTATAATCAGTTGCCAGAGAATACCTACCTTATAAGAAACAAAAACTTATCTTCTGAAGGATGCACTCATTACATTGCAGGTCTTTACCATGAAAAGAAAGATAAGATCTACCGTGTTGAGGCTTATTATAAGAAATACGACAACCTGGTTCTTAAGAATTCAAATACATATAATTCTGATGGATACGGTTACAGTAAAGGAATTGATCTGTTCTTTAACGATCGTTCTTTATTCAAGAACCTGGAATATATGCTGGCTTACTCATATAATCTTTCGAAAAGAAAATACCTGGATTTTGCAGAACTTACTACGCCTCAGTTTGGTACAAAACAGAATGCAACTATTTCATTGAAGTACAACATGTCATCACTTAAAACAATTTGGGGCATCACAAACCGCTTTGCCAGTGGCAGGCCATATCATGATCCTGAAAAAGCTGGACTGATGAATGCAACTACCAAACCTTTCAACAGTCTAGATATAAGTCTCACCTATCTGGCCAGTAAACGAGTGATAGTGTATGCTTCCGCGTCCAATTTGCTTTGCAGGAAAAACGTATTCAACTACTCATATTCCAAACCATCTGGAGAAGCAAGCAGCTATCAGGCTACTCCGGTAACCTCTTCAAGTGATCACTTCTTTTATGTGGGGATATTTATTACCCTCAGCGGGAAAGCGGCTTATGACGTATCTAATTTTTAA
- a CDS encoding acetylornithine carbamoyltransferase → MRHFTNVHDLGDLQSALKEAFEIKKDRFKYVELGRNKTLLMIFFNSSLRTRLSTQKAAMNLGMNVMVLDVNQGAWKLETERGVIMDGDKTEHLLEAIPVMGCYCDIIGVRSFARFESKDDDYNEVIINQFIKHSGRPVFSMEAATRHPLQSFADLITIEEYKKTARPKVVMTWAPHPRPLPQAVPNSFAEWMNATDYEFVITHPKGYELADQFVGNARVEYDQMKALEGADFVYAKSWGAYEDDFYGQVLSKDRAWTVSADHMAVTNNAYFMHCLPVRRNMIVMDDVIEGPQSIVIPEAANREISATVVIKRILEGLE, encoded by the coding sequence ATGAGACATTTTACTAATGTGCACGATTTAGGTGATCTGCAGTCAGCTTTGAAAGAAGCTTTTGAGATAAAGAAAGATCGTTTCAAATATGTAGAGTTAGGAAGAAACAAAACTCTCTTGATGATATTCTTCAATTCCAGTCTTCGTACTCGTTTGAGTACACAAAAGGCTGCCATGAATCTTGGTATGAACGTGATGGTACTCGATGTAAATCAGGGAGCATGGAAGCTGGAAACAGAGAGGGGAGTAATTATGGACGGTGATAAGACGGAGCATCTTCTGGAAGCCATTCCGGTGATGGGTTGCTATTGCGATATTATCGGTGTACGTTCTTTCGCCCGTTTTGAAAGTAAAGACGATGATTATAATGAAGTGATAATCAATCAGTTTATCAAACATTCCGGCCGACCTGTATTCTCTATGGAGGCAGCAACCCGTCATCCATTGCAGAGCTTTGCCGACTTAATAACTATTGAAGAATATAAGAAAACCGCCCGTCCAAAGGTAGTAATGACCTGGGCTCCACATCCACGTCCACTTCCTCAGGCAGTGCCAAACTCTTTTGCAGAATGGATGAATGCTACAGATTATGAATTCGTAATTACCCATCCAAAAGGTTACGAACTTGCAGACCAGTTTGTGGGCAATGCAAGAGTTGAATACGATCAGATGAAAGCTTTGGAAGGAGCCGACTTTGTATACGCAAAGAGCTGGGGTGCTTATGAAGACGATTTCTACGGACAAGTATTGAGCAAAGACCGTGCATGGACAGTAAGTGCAGACCACATGGCAGTGACCAATAATGCCTACTTTATGCACTGCCTGCCGGTTAGAAGAAACATGATTGTGATGGACGATGTAATAGAGGGTCCGCAATCCATAGTAATTCCCGAAGCTGCCAACCGTGAGATCTCAGCCACGGTAGTAATTAAACGTATTTTGGAAGGGCTTGAATAA